The Sesamum indicum cultivar Zhongzhi No. 13 linkage group LG9, S_indicum_v1.0, whole genome shotgun sequence genome segment ctttatgttgttttcttcaaGATCTTTCAGGATGCCCTTTAGTCTTAATTCACTATGATTTCTCAAGATAAATCTGTATACAAAATGTTGATGCAAACTGTCTTCCTGCTAATTATGAATACAAACATGTTGATGCTAATGTgttcattttaaattcattgaGTGGATACAAACATGTTGATGCGACTGTCTTCCTGCTAATGATGAACCTGAAGTTCACAGGACCCTAGCTGTATCAGTGTTTTATTTGCTGACGACCTTATGGCCCTGcttatttattacatcattGTACCAGTTCCATTTTGTTGCTCCTGTAAGGAGTATTGTCTTAAATAATGCTAAAGTGGTGAGACATCAAGAAACTTCCTTGTCTCAATGCAATCTGAGTATCGCTGTCATTTGCAGTTTAATGCTCGGTGTGAATCAATTAGGGAGAAGGCTTCTTTCCGTCGACTTCTTCCAAAGAATAGGTGCTTGGTGTCGTTTGAAGGGTATGCACTATGCAATGATATGCATGTAATGTTGTCTACATTTGCTGCTTTTTTTGTACACATATTTGGTATCTTTCCCTTTGCATGAGAGGTTAATTCCACCCGTTTTTGTCCCGATGTACGGCTTATAGCTAGAATCCCTCTTTCTTTCAGCCCACTTTCTCCCATACTGTGTAACTAGTAACTGTCTGTCACCAGCTGCATTCAGCTTTCAATGAACCCTATTCATCTCTTTTCATTCGTCTTTAGTGTTTAGTGTTTACATCCATCAAATTTTGTTTCCAGATTTTATGAATGGAAAAAAGATGGATTGAGAAAGCAACCATACTACATACACTTTAAGGATGGTCGTCCCCTCATCTTTGCTGGACTATTTGATTCTTGGAGAAGTTCAGAAGGTGAAGCATATATTTACATGTTACTTAGTTGTTTACCAATGCAGTCTCTATGGTTTagtatatgatttattttttatttcttgcgTTCAAAAGAGTAACAGTGTTTAATTGGTTTTGCTATATTTAATTCTTCCTCTGTGACATTTTCCTTGTGTCTAAATAAGcaaacatatttataaaaatgtccatattttttctgtttctgctTTTCCAGCCCTTTCCTTCTTTCCCCAAGACATGATAGCTGCTGCAACAAAACTCTTACCTCTTCTATGCTTTGTATAAATGCTTATTCATTTGCTCAAACTTTTTTGCTTGTGTTCAGTTGGTTTCCCTTTTCTTAATGCAGGAGAAATCCTTTATTCCTTCACTATCGTCACAACaacttcatcatcatctctgGAATGGCTTCATGGTTTGTATATCTTCAATTAGCATTCACATTATTGCAGCATCTACATTTCTAACCATACTTTGATTCTCTGTTATTGTTATAGACAGGATGCCTGTTGTCTTGGGAAACAAAGAATCAACTGATTCCTGGTTGAATGATGCTCCCTTGTCCAATCTTGACAAAATTCTCAAACCATATGAAGGAACAGATTTGGTAAAGGCCTAAATTCTCTGTTTCTCTTGTTGATGATTACTAGGGATATGAACAAGAATTTGAAAGTCCAACCTTCTCTGGCAGGCTTGGTACCCTGTGACAACCGCGATTGGTAAGCTTTCTTTGAATGGACCAGAGTGCATTAAAGAGGTAAATCTTATTGCACTGTTTGATATATACACCAAATAAAAACTCGACCGTGAAAGTAGTGTTTGGAGAAGAATCTACTTTTATGCTGCTTATGCAATGTGATTCAATTGAAAGTCATCATAGCAAAGAGCTAATAACGCATGCTCTGCAATTCACGTTTGACTGCACATCATTTGGGGCCGGCGTCCATTGTTTTAAGCTTTTTGGTTATAAAATCAGATTCTTAAGAGATCATCTGTAACATGTGGAGGGACTTTGTTCTTTGACTGTAAAATCTATGCATATTCCCAATCCTTGCTGTATATTCTCCTATAAGTAAAAGTAAGGTGTGATCGAGTACTAAGTTTGCCGGACTCAATACAGATACAGATAAAAACAGAGGAGACCAAATCAATCTCACAGTTCTTCTCAAAGAAAGACATATGTGCCAAGCCACCAATTAAGAAAGAGCCCGTCGAAGCTACTGAGCAGGaaagtatgaaaaatgaaCTTGAAAATCAGTCAACACTTGAAAACAAGAGAATGAAGGCTGAATCAGTTCAAAATGGTCAGCAGAAAAGTGTGAAAGAGGAACCTGAAAGCCAATTGACACTTGACAACACCACAGTAACGGCTGAACCAGTTCAGAACAGTCAGCAGAAAAGTGTGAAAGAGGAACCTCAAAGCCAATCAACAGTTCAAAATAGGAGAATGGAGGGCGAACCAGAAGAGAATAGCCAGCAAAAAAGTATGAAAGAGGAACATGATGAAAGCCAAGATGACTACCGTCAAACAACTACCAAGAAAGATGATGGTGATaacacatgtgatatttatacTCTATCTCCAGAAGGGGCTACCAGTAGCATAGAGAAGCGAGACTACTCGGAGTTTTCTGCTCATGCTAAGCCATCTACTAGAGAAACTGAAAGGCGACATACCACAccagtaaaaaagaaaagcaaaggtGCAGATGATAAACAACCAACGCTCTTTTCTTACTTTGGGAGAAGCTAATAACTTGTTTGATCTATGCTTTTGCTGCGCTAAGACATCTGTGTACATAAGCATGGTGAATATGGCATGAAGCTGAAGTAGGTGGGAGTTGTTAAACCGCAGGGCAGAAAATTTTGGTTTACCACTCTTTAATGCGGTTTGTAATTTGGTGAACAATGTTATGCTTCTCAGGCTGTATCTTCTGCTCGAGACGCATTTACGCTGAAATTACTCTGTTCCATAGCCGCCTTCTATGAAGATCATCTGCTATATGACTCTGACCTAAATCTTCAGTTCTTGATTGGCACTCTGGTTGGGGTAAACAGGTTTGGGTTAAATCCGAGTACATCCAGAATTGGTGCTTTGCTTGGGGTAGATCTTGAAAAGGGTCTTAAGAGATTATATTGGGGTTTTAAgatgtatgattttttttcaaaacatgtTCATACCTATATACTCTtgcataaaagataaatattatatttataaattaaattaatactacaAACTAATCAATAGTTTATAGTTTAGACATGTATAAGTaacacatttttaaattttcaaaaaataatatatatatatatgtgtgtgtgtgtaaatttctaaattatcaCTTCTTTATTTACacagaacatatatatatttataacaaataagcAGATTTAACACTTTCATATCTGGATCTCAAGCAGATTGCTTCTCAAATGATCCTTTCCACAGTCCACACGAAGAAACAAACATGAGAACTTAATCTAATCTCAACAGCTGTATATTCAGATATTCTAGTAATGCCTCTACGCTGCCATTGCTATATCCGTAAATGAAGAAATGGCATTTCCAAAGCACCCAAGCAAccaattaataaatctaaactTCGGTTGATATAGGGTTTTTATCCTGAAAAAGCGATTGGTTGGGGACCGAGGAAGAGAACTATCATCTTAGGTGGCAAGATCATGCGCAAAagacaaagaagaaaactaaTCACCTCTAACAATTTCTTATCGTCTCTTCATTCAGGATGCTGGTTCCAATGGAAGCACATAGCATTCACATGGAGAAGACAAGGAGGGAGATCTCAGGTTCTGTATACAAAGATCAAATGTAGCTAACACAAAAACACACCAATCGCATAAGAGCCTCATCAAATCTTGTGGACATAGCATTTCGAACAAGGCTCAAACTTCTAGTTCATGAACATAATGTGCATAGTATCTCAACTGGCCGAATATTTTAACTGTCCACACATGACAAGTGCAAAATCTTTCCTCGAATTTGACAGCATTATCAGGTATACAACTCCAATCCATATCGAAGGTAGCCTCAATGAACCCTTCCAGCAATTCCTTTTAGGACATATAAACAAGTAAAGGGAATTGTAAAAACATCTGGTATCTGTAGATATACACTGATTCATGGACTTAAAAACCCTACAAAACATGTCAAGAACCATCCGGCTGGGGATACAAGGtgataatttatcttaatGCAAAAGATAAGGACTAATCTCCCCACAAACTTTCTTATAGTCTTTCTCCTTCATACGGGGATATTAATGCGACTTTGGAATCATACCAGCATCGATATCACTCTAACAGAACTTTGCAATCTAACTAGTTCGCCATGCAAATGCTTCAATTTATTGACATTGATAATAAGTACACCTACATCTGAAAGTTGTCCTTTtccaagaaatgaaaaaccaGATTGAATGGCATTTGCTAATAGATACAACCAAATACATAGAGATTAGACAAAGAAAGATGACAACACAAGTATGGAATCACGGCGCTCTATGTAggtgtcaaaagcataatatcAAAAGCGAGTACAGAGAAGAGGTGCCATTTCATAAAGATAAACACAGCACCAATCAGGATGACCAATAACACCTCAACTGTTACAAGCTAGTGCCCAAACGAATTAACACAAGCACCCTGCTCATTAGTTATAcagaacaaaattttaaatagaaaagagATTGAAATCACAAACAGCAAACaaacagaagaagaaattaaatcaTTTGCAGTTAATAACACCAAGTCATCTATGCAGAACAGAACTTGCTTTTTTCTCCCAACATACAATGAACAGGCATTGAAAGTACAAGAATTATGAATCCCATGTTAAGATAGGGTATTTCGAGCAATCAACATCTGAAATTATCCAATTCTATGTGACTGTAACCATAAATTCAATAACAACAAATACACTCAACCAATTCAATTCATTAATACATGCAACTGGATTATCAAAACTACTACAAAACTTCACTGTTCTATCAGTCTTACCAAGTACAAATGCCATTCAATTCAATCAACAGCCCTAGTAACGTCGCCTACTGCTGTTCAGAATCGAACCCAGCGCACCCAAAACAGCGAAAGCGAAAAGGGGACTCACATCCAATGTGTCAAAAATTGGGGGAATTATATTCCTAAACAGATTCAAATATGGATCACATAAGTCCCTGATAGCAGATAAAGGCTGCCTATCCCACGGAATGTTGGGGAACCAACTGAGCAAAACCCTAACCATCAAAACCCCACTATAAAGATCCAGCCATTTCGCCATTCCGGCGGCCACCACCGTGAACGGCGTGTTCAAAGATCCCATCGGAACATCCCTCGTCGCGGCGAAGAAAGCGGGGCCGGCTGCGGAGAGCACGGGTTCTTTCAATTGCACGGCTAAGCTAAAAATTCCGCGGGCGAAGAACTTTGAGGCGGTTAAGGCGATGGCGAAGAGCGTAGTGATAGTCCTGGTGGAGCCGGAGAGCAAATCCTGAGGTGGGTTTGAGGTCTTGGGCGATTTGATTGGTGGGTTGTCGAGTATCGGGGAAATAAAAGAAGCTGAAATTCTTGATTCTGAGGGTTTGGAGAGAGGGGAAAAAGCAAGGCGTAGGGGGAGGCGTCGGATATTGGCGGAGGGGAGTGAGACTCCAACCATGGGGTGGCGCGGGTCGACGGAAGCCATAGGGCGGCGGAGGATGAGGGTTGTTTGAGTAGCCATGAGAGAAGAAGCCATTTTCCGGAATCCTCCCACTGCTATGTTGTGGCCCTTTTTTGTGGTTCACAATGCTCTCTTCAATCCTCATTACCtctatttatctaattattaaaataaataattacaattataattataattttattgagattGTAACTgaaacttttaatttcatagttttattatttttattcaaattattttaaaaccaAAGCCGATTCGATTATATACATCGTCAAGAGCTTTCAATAcgtgtgtaaatatatatatatatatatatatataaacatattcaaatattttattataattatatatttgtaatacatatatatcttaaCCAACATCTCTATATGATATTAGTCGTGTGATTGAAGTTTTATAGTAAAAAAGGTTTTATTCGGCCCCATcttagtttatttatatatcttttatcgatatttaataatttttatgttataattataaataatgaaagaatttgtgtacaattgagattgaaaattttaaaatataattaataagtatttgtTATTACTCTAAAATTAACATCACAAACACCTAAACAAATCTTCAACTCTTTTGCTTTGGtgcaaaaatagaaatgtgttcaatttttgcaaaaaaacataagtaattttgcatttgatTGAAAGAAGTTGAAGATAGCTACCAAATCTTACACAATAATTCAATAAACACTTGTTGCTTGCCTAATTTCAATGCACACAAACtataatcgaaataaaatttaaaaaaaaaaaatagttaacgCTTATGCTATACATTACG includes the following:
- the LOC105170525 gene encoding embryonic stem cell-specific 5-hydroxymethylcytosine-binding protein, with product MCGRGRGTLRPDDFPRACHLNGRPVRHLNMDRYQPSYNVAPGFNVPVVRRDEEGDSDGVVLHCMKWGLIPSFTKKNEKIDHFRMFNARCESIREKASFRRLLPKNRCLVSFEGFYEWKKDGLRKQPYYIHFKDGRPLIFAGLFDSWRSSEGEILYSFTIVTTTSSSSLEWLHDRMPVVLGNKESTDSWLNDAPLSNLDKILKPYEGTDLAWYPVTTAIGKLSLNGPECIKEIQIKTEETKSISQFFSKKDICAKPPIKKEPVEATEQESMKNELENQSTLENKRMKAESVQNGQQKSVKEEPESQLTLDNTTVTAEPVQNSQQKSVKEEPQSQSTVQNRRMEGEPEENSQQKSMKEEHDESQDDYRQTTTKKDDGDNTCDIYTLSPEGATSSIEKRDYSEFSAHAKPSTRETERRHTTPVKKKSKGADDKQPTLFSYFGRS
- the LOC105170526 gene encoding ylmG homolog protein 1-2, chloroplastic → MASSLMATQTTLILRRPMASVDPRHPMVGVSLPSANIRRLPLRLAFSPLSKPSESRISASFISPILDNPPIKSPKTSNPPQDLLSGSTRTITTLFAIALTASKFFARGIFSLAVQLKEPVLSAAGPAFFAATRDVPMGSLNTPFTVVAAGMAKWLDLYSGVLMVRVLLSWFPNIPWDRQPLSAIRDLCDPYLNLFRNIIPPIFDTLDVSPLFAFAVLGALGSILNSSRRRY